CCCCGGTGCCACCCTCCCTCCCAGGTCTGCATGCACCAGCCCCACAGACCCAGCACCTGACCTCTGGGGTGGGCTCCTGGGGCCAGCACCCCATCCAGGCAGACGGTCCCCGAGGCGGGATGTCCACTGCTGGCTTCCCTCTTGGCAGGATGCTGCAGCCAGAGGGCCCCCAGGCCTCGGAGGAGGGGGGCCCCCGCAGGAGAGACTGCATCATCTGCTGCTCAGCCTATGACCTCTCCGGGCACCTGCCCCGCCGCCTCTACTGCGGACACACCTTCTGCCAGGCGTGTGTGCGGCGACTGGATGCCCCAGCACCCAAGCAGCGCTGGATCCCCTGTCCACAGTGCCGCCAGAGCACGCCCACGCCTCGTGGAGGGGTGCCCATGCTGGACCTGGATCTGGCTGCTTTCCTGGCGGTCAAGGCTGAGCGGGAGCCGGCAAGACTGGAACCCCTACCCCTCACCTCCCTCAAAGGCAGCAGCATCACTCAGCAGCCAGCTGGACTGTGCCCTGCCCTGGGTCCCCAGCCCCACTTCCCTCCACCCAGATACTGCTGCTGGGGCTGTGGCAGCCTCTGCTGCCCACCCCTAGGCAGCCCTGAGGTCTGAACTCTGCCCATTCCCACCCCTGCAGGGGAAATGCCTGCCTTGGAACCCCTGACCATGCACCATCATGGGCTCAGCCCACTCAGAACCACCTGGCAGTAGCGTCCTGTACGCAGCTCTGTGGGGCCCAGCAGGGTGGTGTCTGTCATCCCAGGCCACAGCCTAAGGTTGGGGGCTGGGAGGTTCTGCAGGAGGCTAGTGACCTCCCACCTGTCCTGGCCACAATTACCAGACCCCAGACTAGCCCGA
The genomic region above belongs to Piliocolobus tephrosceles isolate RC106 unplaced genomic scaffold, ASM277652v3 unscaffolded_26340, whole genome shotgun sequence and contains:
- the RNF224 gene encoding LOW QUALITY PROTEIN: RING finger protein 224 (The sequence of the model RefSeq protein was modified relative to this genomic sequence to represent the inferred CDS: inserted 2 bases in 1 codon): MSGPVVLSTRSNPSWSPSSALPVVCWERGSPDTELVRHLEAMRTGAAPCRPVGTKDAAARGPPGLGGGGPPQEXDCIICCSAYDLSGHLPRRLYCGHTFCQACVRRLDAPAPKQRWIPCPQCRQSTPTPRGGVPMLDLDLAAFLAVKAEREPARLEPLPLTSLKGSSITQQPAGLCPALGPQPHFPPPRYCCWGCGSLCCPPLGSPEV